The following proteins come from a genomic window of Anaerobutyricum hallii:
- the smpB gene encoding SsrA-binding protein SmpB: MAKSEGIKLIANNKKAYHDYFIDEKYEAGIALHGTEVKSLRMGKCSIKESFVTISNKGEVLINHMHISPYEKGNIFNRDPLRVRKLLLHKSEINKLAGQIKMKGYTLMPLKVYFKGSLVKVEIGLARGKKLYDKRQDIAKKDAKREAERDFKIRNLG; this comes from the coding sequence ATGGCAAAATCAGAAGGCATTAAATTAATTGCCAACAATAAAAAAGCATATCACGATTACTTTATCGATGAAAAATATGAGGCAGGAATTGCTCTTCATGGAACCGAAGTAAAGTCTCTGCGCATGGGCAAATGTAGTATAAAAGAATCCTTTGTAACAATAAGTAATAAAGGAGAAGTGCTCATTAATCATATGCATATCAGCCCTTATGAAAAGGGGAATATTTTTAATCGTGATCCACTTCGTGTAAGAAAGCTTCTTCTTCATAAATCAGAAATCAATAAACTGGCCGGTCAGATTAAAATGAAAGGCTACACCTTAATGCCATTAAAAGTTTACTTTAAAGGCAGCCTTGTAAAAGTTGAAATCGGTCTTGCCCGAGGTAAGAAGTTATACGATAAGAGACAGGATATTGCAAAGAAAGATGCAAAAAGAGAAGCCGAAAGAGACTTTAAAATCCGCAATTTAGGTTAG
- the pyrH gene encoding UMP kinase, translating to MKDLKGLKRVLLKLSGEALAGEKKTGFDEETVLKVAEQVKQIVDDGVQVAIVIGGGNFWRGRTSENMERTKADQIGMLATVMNCIYVSDMFRHAGMKTKVYTPFTCGAFTELFSKDDAVNNLEDGVVTFFAGGTGHPYFSTDTATALRAIEIEADAILLAKAIDGVYDSDPKVNPDAVKYDEISLDEVLSKKLGVIDLTATIMCLENKMPLVIFGLEEENSIVNTMSGKFNGTYVTV from the coding sequence ATGAAAGATTTAAAAGGTTTAAAACGTGTTTTATTAAAGTTAAGTGGAGAGGCGTTAGCCGGAGAGAAGAAGACTGGCTTTGATGAGGAAACCGTATTAAAAGTAGCAGAGCAGGTAAAGCAGATCGTTGATGATGGGGTGCAGGTTGCTATTGTTATTGGCGGCGGTAATTTCTGGAGAGGAAGAACCAGCGAGAACATGGAAAGAACCAAGGCAGATCAGATTGGTATGCTTGCAACTGTAATGAACTGTATTTATGTTTCTGATATGTTCCGTCATGCAGGAATGAAGACTAAGGTTTATACTCCTTTTACCTGTGGAGCATTTACAGAACTTTTTTCAAAAGATGATGCAGTGAATAATCTGGAAGATGGAGTGGTAACTTTCTTTGCCGGCGGAACCGGACATCCATATTTCTCCACAGATACAGCTACAGCTCTTCGTGCCATTGAGATTGAAGCGGATGCGATTCTTTTAGCAAAAGCAATTGATGGTGTATATGACAGTGATCCGAAGGTGAATCCGGATGCTGTGAAGTATGATGAGATTTCTCTTGATGAGGTACTTTCCAAAAAGCTTGGTGTTATTGATCTGACAGCAACAATCATGTGCCTTGAGAATAAGATGCCATTAGTCATTTTTGGTTTGGAAGAGGAGAACAGTATTGTAAATACAATGAGTGGCAAGTTTAACGGAACATATGTTACGGTATAG
- the frr gene encoding ribosome recycling factor encodes MIKKFEEKMQKSIESLEREYNSIRAGRANPHVLDKIKVDYYGTPTPLQQVGNVSVPEPRIITIQPWETSLLKAIEKEIMQSDIGINPTNDGKVIRLVFPELTEERRKELVKDVKKKGEAAKVAIRNIRRDANDTLKKANKNNEITEDELKDQQDKVQKATDKHIKTIDGMIDKKSQEILTV; translated from the coding sequence ATGATAAAGAAGTTTGAAGAGAAGATGCAGAAGTCTATTGAGAGTCTGGAGAGAGAGTATAACTCTATTCGTGCCGGAAGAGCGAATCCGCATGTATTAGATAAGATTAAGGTAGACTATTATGGAACCCCTACTCCATTACAGCAGGTTGGTAATGTTTCTGTTCCTGAACCAAGAATTATTACGATTCAGCCATGGGAGACTTCTCTTTTAAAGGCAATTGAGAAGGAGATTATGCAGTCTGATATCGGAATTAATCCTACGAATGATGGTAAGGTTATCCGTCTTGTGTTCCCTGAATTGACAGAGGAACGAAGAAAGGAACTTGTAAAGGACGTTAAGAAAAAGGGTGAGGCAGCGAAGGTTGCTATCCGTAATATCAGAAGAGATGCGAATGATACGCTTAAGAAGGCGAACAAGAATAATGAGATTACTGAGGATGAATTAAAAGATCAGCAGGATAAAGTACAGAAAGCTACAGATAAGCATATTAAGACAATCGATGGAATGATCGATAAGAAGTCTCAGGAGATTCTTACAGTATAG
- a CDS encoding isoprenyl transferase: protein MLVIPEHVAIILDGNGRWAKKRLMPRNYGHSQGAKTVEQICEDAWNIGIKYLTVYAFSTENWRRPDKEVKALMRLLRKYLKDCIERTAKNNMRVRVIGEKSRLDDDIRAAIDELEEVSAANTGLNFTIALNYGSRDEMVRAMRHMAQDCKEGAFSVEEITEERFASYLDTKDLPDPDLMIRTSGEQRLSNWLLWQLAYAEFYFTDVLWPDFDKQELIRAVEYYNTRERRFGGV, encoded by the coding sequence ATGCTTGTAATTCCGGAGCATGTGGCTATTATATTAGATGGAAATGGACGATGGGCCAAGAAACGTCTGATGCCTAGAAATTATGGACATTCCCAGGGGGCGAAGACAGTAGAACAGATCTGTGAAGATGCGTGGAATATCGGAATCAAGTATTTGACAGTATATGCATTTTCAACAGAAAACTGGAGACGTCCGGATAAGGAAGTAAAGGCATTGATGAGGCTTTTACGAAAGTATTTAAAAGATTGTATCGAAAGAACAGCAAAGAATAACATGCGGGTTCGTGTTATTGGAGAAAAGAGCCGTTTAGATGATGATATCAGGGCAGCAATTGATGAACTTGAAGAGGTTTCTGCAGCGAATACAGGACTTAATTTTACGATTGCGCTTAATTACGGAAGCAGGGATGAGATGGTAAGAGCAATGCGCCACATGGCACAGGATTGCAAAGAGGGAGCATTTTCTGTGGAAGAGATTACTGAAGAACGGTTTGCTTCTTATCTTGATACAAAGGATCTGCCAGATCCGGATCTGATGATTCGGACAAGTGGCGAACAGAGACTTTCTAACTGGCTGTTATGGCAGCTTGCCTATGCGGAATTCTATTTTACAGATGTACTCTGGCCGGATTTTGATAAGCAGGAATTAATACGGGCTGTAGAGTATTATAATACCAGAGAACGCCGTTTTGGCGGAGTCTGA
- a CDS encoding phosphatidate cytidylyltransferase, whose product MFKQRLISGIILVIIAFVTLYYGGFLTFFVVGAISLIGVFELLRVIHMEKSALGVIVYTGSILYYLLLLLGLEQYIIPLALLVLIMLIAVYVFTFPKYEISSVAISYFALFYVTIMLSCIYRIRMLSDGAYMVVLVFLSAWGNDTLAYCAGRLFGKHKMSPILSPKKTIEGAVGGVIGAGLLGCLYGLISKNFLSVHYNLIIVFGIVCAVGGLISIIGDLGASAIKRNYDIKDYSHLIPGHGGILDRFDSIIFTAPIIYYMLVMVVGLK is encoded by the coding sequence ATGTTTAAACAGAGATTGATCAGCGGAATTATTCTGGTGATTATTGCGTTTGTTACACTATATTATGGTGGCTTTCTTACATTTTTTGTAGTGGGAGCGATTTCTTTGATTGGTGTATTTGAGTTATTAAGAGTGATCCATATGGAGAAGTCTGCTCTTGGTGTCATAGTATACACAGGTAGTATATTATATTATTTGTTATTACTTCTTGGATTAGAGCAGTATATAATCCCGTTGGCATTACTGGTACTTATTATGCTGATAGCGGTATATGTGTTTACTTTTCCTAAATATGAGATTTCGAGTGTGGCGATTTCTTATTTTGCATTATTTTACGTTACAATAATGCTTTCCTGTATTTATCGAATCCGTATGCTTTCTGATGGTGCTTATATGGTAGTTCTTGTATTTTTAAGTGCCTGGGGTAATGATACACTGGCATATTGTGCCGGACGATTATTTGGAAAGCATAAGATGTCTCCAATATTAAGTCCGAAGAAGACAATAGAAGGTGCTGTAGGCGGGGTTATCGGAGCAGGTTTACTTGGCTGCCTTTATGGTTTGATCTCAAAGAATTTCCTGTCAGTTCATTATAACCTGATTATAGTATTTGGCATAGTATGTGCTGTAGGTGGTCTTATTAGTATCATTGGAGATTTAGGTGCTTCTGCGATTAAGAGAAATTATGATATCAAAGATTACAGTCATTTGATTCCGGGGCATGGAGGTATTTTGGATCGATTTGACAGTATTATATTTACGGCACCGATTATTTATTATATGTTAGTGATGGTGGTGGGATTAAAATGA
- a CDS encoding 1-deoxy-D-xylulose-5-phosphate reductoisomerase, producing the protein MKKIAILGSTGSIGTQTLDVVRAHSDELEVVALAAGSNKERLKEQIREFHPELVSLSDERKAQELKEELAGEAVEVVCGMDGLIEVAGIDSADVVVTAVVGMMGILPTMEAIRKGKDIALANKETLVTAGHLIIPMAREYGVSILPVDSEHSAIFQCLQGEPKKALDKILLTASGGPFRGKNAEFLETVTLEDALNHPNWSMGPKITIDSSTMVNKGLEVMEAKWLFGVDYSQIEVVIQPQSIIHSMVQYIDGAVIAQLGTPDMRVPIEYALFYPERRSLPGDRLDFSKLSQITFEKPDYKVFRGLSLAIEAGKTGGTMPTVFNAANERAVAKFLKGEIKYTDIVRSIEKCMDAHKVSAHPDLEEILATEQWVYSVLQ; encoded by the coding sequence ATGAAAAAGATAGCGATATTAGGTTCAACAGGTTCGATAGGAACACAGACGTTAGATGTAGTCAGAGCACATTCCGATGAGCTTGAAGTAGTAGCTCTTGCTGCCGGCAGTAATAAAGAACGACTGAAAGAGCAGATTCGAGAATTTCATCCGGAGTTAGTAAGCTTATCTGATGAGAGGAAGGCACAGGAGTTAAAAGAAGAACTTGCGGGTGAAGCGGTAGAAGTTGTCTGCGGAATGGATGGACTTATTGAAGTTGCTGGGATAGACAGTGCAGATGTCGTTGTGACAGCCGTTGTCGGTATGATGGGAATTTTACCGACGATGGAGGCAATCAGAAAGGGTAAGGATATTGCATTAGCAAACAAAGAGACACTTGTAACGGCAGGTCATCTGATCATTCCGATGGCAAGGGAATACGGTGTATCTATTCTTCCGGTGGACAGTGAGCATTCTGCAATATTCCAATGCCTTCAGGGAGAACCGAAGAAAGCGCTTGATAAGATTCTTCTTACTGCATCCGGCGGACCATTTCGCGGAAAGAACGCAGAATTTTTAGAGACCGTAACGCTTGAAGATGCGCTGAATCATCCGAACTGGTCTATGGGACCGAAAATTACGATTGATTCATCGACAATGGTGAATAAGGGTCTTGAAGTGATGGAGGCAAAGTGGCTTTTTGGCGTAGATTATTCTCAGATAGAAGTTGTTATCCAGCCACAGAGTATCATTCATTCAATGGTGCAGTATATTGACGGAGCAGTTATTGCGCAGCTTGGAACGCCGGATATGCGTGTTCCGATAGAATATGCGTTATTTTATCCAGAAAGAAGAAGTCTTCCGGGTGACAGACTGGATTTTTCAAAGTTATCTCAGATTACATTTGAGAAACCAGATTATAAAGTGTTTAGAGGATTATCTCTTGCAATTGAGGCTGGAAAGACAGGTGGAACAATGCCGACTGTTTTTAATGCAGCGAATGAGAGGGCGGTTGCAAAGTTTTTAAAAGGTGAGATAAAGTATACGGACATTGTCCGTTCTATTGAAAAGTGTATGGATGCTCACAAAGTATCTGCTCATCCTGATTTAGAAGAGATTCTTGCAACAGAGCAGTGGGTTTATTCCGTACTTCAGTAA
- the rseP gene encoding RIP metalloprotease RseP, with protein sequence MLKIILAIVLFSIIVIFHELGHFLLAKKNGICVEEFAIGIGPTIFGKQIGETKYSVKCLPFGGCCVMLGEDDACQDPRAFGSQSPLARFSVIFAGPFFNFILAFVLALFVVGFGGADPAIASEVPTDSGAYEAGIRAGDHIVKLDGSRIYNFREISLFNYMHNDKADVKVTYERDGKRKTVTVTRKKTESGSYAFGISKKESTKEGLWGTVKYSILEVRYQIKSTFLSLKYLITGRFKLNDLSGPVGIVNMIGDTYEQSIVYGIKTVVLSLLNFAIMLSANLGVMNLLPLPALDGGRLVFIIIEMIRRKKVPPEKEGMVHFAGLVLLMALMVIVMANDIKNIFFI encoded by the coding sequence ATGCTGAAAATAATTCTTGCAATTGTTTTATTTAGTATTATTGTTATTTTTCATGAGTTGGGACATTTCCTGCTGGCAAAGAAAAACGGGATTTGTGTCGAAGAATTTGCGATTGGAATCGGACCAACTATTTTTGGAAAGCAGATAGGAGAGACCAAGTATTCCGTAAAGTGTCTTCCATTTGGCGGTTGTTGTGTTATGCTTGGAGAAGATGATGCCTGTCAGGACCCAAGAGCGTTTGGAAGCCAGTCACCACTTGCCAGATTCTCGGTAATATTTGCCGGACCGTTTTTTAACTTTATTCTGGCATTTGTTCTTGCATTATTTGTTGTTGGCTTCGGAGGGGCAGACCCTGCGATAGCAAGTGAAGTTCCAACAGATAGCGGAGCATATGAAGCAGGAATACGGGCAGGAGATCATATCGTAAAGTTAGATGGCTCACGAATCTATAATTTTCGCGAGATTTCTCTTTTTAACTATATGCATAATGACAAAGCAGATGTGAAAGTAACCTATGAAAGAGACGGAAAAAGAAAGACAGTCACGGTTACGCGAAAGAAAACAGAATCAGGAAGTTATGCTTTTGGAATTTCTAAGAAGGAAAGTACAAAAGAAGGTCTTTGGGGTACAGTAAAGTACAGTATTCTTGAGGTAAGGTATCAGATTAAATCTACCTTCCTCAGTCTTAAATATTTGATAACAGGACGTTTTAAACTGAACGATCTGTCCGGTCCGGTTGGAATCGTCAATATGATCGGAGACACCTATGAGCAGTCGATCGTGTATGGCATTAAGACGGTGGTATTAAGTCTTTTGAATTTTGCGATCATGCTGAGTGCTAATTTAGGTGTAATGAATCTTTTGCCGCTTCCGGCATTAGATGGAGGCCGATTGGTGTTTATTATCATTGAGATGATTCGAAGGAAGAAAGTACCTCCGGAGAAGGAGGGAATGGTTCATTTTGCCGGATTGGTTCTGTTGATGGCTTTGATGGTCATTGTCATGGCGAATGATATTAAAAATATATTTTTTATATAA
- the ispG gene encoding flavodoxin-dependent (E)-4-hydroxy-3-methylbut-2-enyl-diphosphate synthase yields the protein MYREQTKVVKIGNRVIGGGNPILIQSMTNTKTEDVEATVAQILELEAAGCDIIRSTVPTLEAAKALGEIKKRIHIPIVADIHFDYRMAIAAIENGADKIRINPGNIGSSERVKAVVDKAKEYNVPIRVGVNSGSLEKHIIEKYGKVTAEGLVESALDKVKMIEDMGYDNLVVSIKSSDVLMCARAHELLAPKCQYPLHVGITEAGTLFRGNIKSAIGLGIILNQGIGDTIRVSLTGDPVNEIASAKQILKTLGLRKGGIEVVSCPTCGRTNIDLIGLANEVEKMVTEFDSLNIKVAVMGCVVNGPGEAKEADIGIAGGKGEGLLIKKGQVVRKIPESDLLAVLREELSNWNEE from the coding sequence GTGTACAGAGAACAAACAAAGGTAGTGAAAATTGGAAACAGGGTGATTGGTGGAGGAAATCCGATTCTGATTCAGTCTATGACGAATACGAAGACAGAAGATGTAGAGGCAACCGTAGCACAGATTCTTGAGTTAGAGGCAGCAGGATGTGATATTATTCGTTCTACGGTACCTACATTAGAAGCAGCAAAAGCACTTGGAGAAATTAAAAAAAGAATTCATATTCCAATCGTAGCAGATATTCATTTTGATTATCGTATGGCGATTGCAGCAATTGAGAATGGAGCAGATAAAATAAGAATCAATCCGGGAAATATCGGTTCTTCTGAAAGAGTAAAGGCAGTCGTTGATAAAGCAAAAGAATATAATGTGCCGATTCGTGTCGGAGTAAATAGTGGTTCATTAGAGAAACATATCATAGAAAAGTATGGAAAAGTGACTGCAGAGGGGCTTGTAGAGAGCGCACTTGATAAAGTGAAGATGATAGAAGATATGGGCTACGATAATCTTGTAGTAAGTATTAAGTCGTCCGATGTTTTAATGTGTGCCAGAGCGCATGAATTATTAGCGCCAAAGTGTCAGTATCCTCTTCATGTAGGCATCACCGAAGCAGGAACTTTGTTCCGCGGAAATATCAAATCAGCAATTGGTCTTGGTATTATTTTAAATCAGGGGATTGGGGATACGATTCGAGTTTCGCTTACGGGAGATCCGGTAAATGAAATTGCTTCAGCAAAGCAGATATTAAAAACACTCGGCCTTAGAAAAGGTGGAATCGAGGTAGTATCCTGTCCTACTTGTGGAAGAACGAATATTGATCTTATCGGACTGGCGAATGAAGTAGAGAAAATGGTAACAGAGTTTGATAGTTTAAATATTAAAGTAGCTGTTATGGGATGCGTTGTAAATGGTCCGGGAGAAGCCAAAGAGGCCGATATTGGAATTGCAGGTGGAAAGGGAGAAGGACTCCTTATCAAGAAAGGACAGGTAGTCCGGAAGATACCGGAAAGTGATCTGTTAGCTGTATTAAGAGAAGAACTCAGTAACTGGAACGAGGAATAG
- a CDS encoding PD-(D/E)XK nuclease family protein, translated as MALRYITGRSGQGKTEYLVQEVIRRSIEIPEKQYYVIVPEQFSLEMQRKIVKMHPRHGFFNIDVLSFHRLSYRIFAECNYQPKEILEDLGVSMMLRKILSEEEGDFLYFKKSMKKPGFIDELKSMLMEFIGYGVSWKQVEEVTKQLDENKSLCNKCEELGRIYEHFEKAIEGRFMVTEQILDIAREFTEKAPMLKNAVFYFDGFAGFTPVQISFLRELLKVAAQINVTVTIPEFIPGQKGLSEDLFNASKKTADALLMLCKENMQEVEEIVNLREKIAPRFINNPEAAFLEQHLFQNNRESYDDFPERIHMTVCRNPDGEADYVMHKIEQLVRQKGYRYRDFAVLSGDVAEYASAFKRKAAILNIPVFEDTKKKVSYHSGVEAVRSLFHLAQMDYSYESVFRYLKSGMSDLMDEEADYLENYVLYAGIRGLSMWKKPFVRRLKNKEEDMIKELHTLQERFMKETEHFCQVMRDKEVSVKDKMKALYLTMTELAFEEKFSYCAQKAEDAGDYVKATEYRQLYELLISLIDKIVMIFGEEKMTIKELGEIMDAGLDSLGLGVVPLSMDQVVLGDLKRSRLHEIKVLFITGMNDGKIPPNLEDRGIISDDEKELLKQYGITLSQNLLEQSMEDEFYMYMAFSKPTEELYFSYSLTDSDGTALRPSVLQKNLTYLFPKLNRKKYPEEEKRYYFNEEDSREFLLQGLLQMKHHPEQIKKNKAFLMLANYWDQYSEKKKDLEKYGQYLEESYEEPKLSEDLMEELYGKEISGSVTRLERFAACPYQYYCIYGLELKEREEYKIRPMDLGNLFHKALETFSKKVKESDYSWKTIPEKVQNEYISEALQTAMDENLGDVFYSSSRNQYKIKTVERIMRRTIGVLRAHLKNSEFEPDRFELHFGKQERLREAEVPLSNGRKMFLLGTIDRVDVCEEDDRVLMRVIDYKSGAKKFEMEDFYYGLELQLIIYMNAAEEIYHKETEKEVTPAGVFYYQLQDPIIKADHAEEESLLKNFRMSGMANSDGDILNKLEAPDGDFLSMPVRLKKSGEPYKNSPVMGTQDFHYMGGYAKRKAAELGGRIYKGEIRPRPYRNKKGTACDYCPFADVCGFDVKLPGYEYQSFQSLSVEEVLEKIREEGE; from the coding sequence ATGGCGCTTAGATATATTACAGGAAGAAGTGGACAGGGAAAAACAGAATATCTGGTGCAGGAAGTGATCCGTCGTTCTATAGAGATTCCGGAAAAACAATATTATGTTATTGTACCGGAACAGTTCAGTCTGGAGATGCAGCGTAAAATAGTAAAGATGCATCCAAGACATGGATTTTTTAATATAGATGTACTAAGCTTTCATCGTCTGTCCTATCGTATTTTTGCAGAATGTAATTATCAGCCAAAAGAAATACTAGAAGATCTGGGCGTATCAATGATGCTTAGAAAGATTCTTTCAGAAGAGGAAGGGGATTTCCTTTATTTCAAAAAAAGCATGAAGAAGCCAGGTTTTATTGATGAACTAAAATCAATGCTTATGGAGTTTATTGGTTATGGTGTTTCATGGAAACAGGTGGAAGAAGTAACAAAGCAGTTAGACGAGAACAAATCTCTTTGTAATAAATGTGAAGAACTTGGAAGAATTTACGAGCATTTTGAAAAGGCAATAGAGGGAAGGTTTATGGTAACAGAACAGATTCTTGATATTGCCAGAGAATTTACAGAGAAGGCGCCGATGTTAAAGAATGCAGTCTTTTATTTTGACGGGTTTGCAGGATTTACACCGGTACAGATTTCTTTTTTAAGAGAATTGCTCAAGGTGGCTGCTCAGATTAATGTAACGGTGACGATTCCTGAATTTATTCCGGGACAAAAAGGACTGTCGGAAGATTTATTCAATGCCAGTAAGAAAACAGCAGATGCATTGCTGATGCTTTGTAAAGAAAATATGCAGGAAGTAGAAGAGATAGTTAATCTTAGAGAAAAAATCGCTCCTAGATTTATAAATAATCCGGAAGCAGCTTTTTTAGAACAACATTTATTCCAGAATAACAGAGAATCATATGATGATTTTCCAGAACGAATTCATATGACAGTATGCCGCAATCCTGATGGAGAAGCAGATTATGTTATGCATAAAATAGAACAGCTTGTGAGACAAAAAGGATATAGATATCGGGATTTTGCTGTTCTTTCCGGAGATGTTGCAGAATATGCATCTGCGTTTAAACGAAAGGCTGCAATCTTAAATATTCCGGTATTTGAAGATACGAAAAAAAAGGTATCCTATCATTCTGGAGTTGAGGCAGTAAGGTCACTATTCCATCTTGCACAGATGGACTATTCTTATGAGAGTGTTTTTCGTTATCTGAAGTCAGGAATGTCTGATCTTATGGATGAAGAAGCCGATTATCTGGAAAACTATGTTCTTTATGCAGGTATCAGAGGACTTTCTATGTGGAAAAAACCATTTGTCCGGCGCTTAAAGAACAAAGAGGAAGACATGATAAAGGAACTGCATACTTTGCAGGAACGTTTTATGAAAGAAACTGAGCATTTCTGTCAGGTAATGAGGGATAAAGAAGTTTCAGTAAAAGATAAAATGAAAGCGCTTTATTTGACAATGACGGAACTGGCTTTTGAAGAAAAGTTTTCTTACTGTGCACAAAAGGCAGAGGATGCAGGAGATTATGTAAAAGCAACAGAATACAGACAGTTATATGAATTATTGATTTCGCTGATAGATAAGATTGTCATGATTTTCGGGGAAGAGAAGATGACGATAAAAGAACTTGGAGAAATTATGGATGCCGGTTTGGACTCTCTGGGGCTTGGCGTTGTTCCGTTATCTATGGATCAGGTCGTGCTTGGAGATTTGAAACGATCTCGTCTGCATGAGATAAAAGTTTTGTTCATTACAGGGATGAATGACGGAAAGATTCCTCCGAATTTAGAAGATAGAGGAATCATTAGTGATGATGAAAAAGAACTTTTAAAGCAATATGGAATTACTCTGTCACAAAATCTTTTAGAGCAGTCGATGGAAGATGAGTTTTATATGTATATGGCATTTTCTAAGCCAACGGAAGAGCTCTATTTTTCCTATTCATTAACGGACAGTGACGGGACAGCACTTCGACCTTCTGTTCTTCAAAAGAATTTAACTTATCTTTTTCCAAAGCTGAATAGAAAGAAATATCCAGAGGAAGAAAAAAGATATTATTTTAATGAGGAAGATAGCAGAGAGTTTTTATTGCAGGGGCTTCTTCAAATGAAACACCATCCCGAACAAATAAAAAAGAATAAAGCCTTTCTTATGTTAGCAAATTATTGGGATCAGTATTCAGAAAAGAAAAAAGATCTGGAAAAATATGGACAGTATCTGGAAGAATCATATGAGGAACCAAAATTATCGGAAGATTTAATGGAAGAACTTTATGGGAAAGAAATTTCAGGCAGTGTAACCAGGCTGGAACGATTTGCTGCCTGTCCATATCAGTATTATTGTATTTATGGTCTGGAATTAAAAGAAAGAGAAGAATACAAAATTCGACCGATGGATTTGGGAAATCTTTTCCATAAGGCACTGGAAACTTTTTCAAAAAAGGTGAAGGAGTCAGACTATAGCTGGAAAACAATTCCGGAGAAGGTGCAGAATGAATATATTTCGGAAGCATTGCAAACTGCTATGGATGAGAATCTTGGTGATGTGTTTTACAGTTCTTCAAGAAATCAATATAAGATAAAGACGGTAGAGCGAATTATGAGAAGGACAATAGGAGTTCTTCGTGCACATTTAAAGAACAGTGAATTTGAACCGGATCGTTTTGAACTTCACTTTGGAAAGCAGGAGCGATTAAGAGAGGCTGAAGTGCCTCTTTCAAATGGACGGAAAATGTTTCTTTTAGGAACGATTGACAGGGTGGATGTCTGTGAAGAAGATGACAGGGTTCTTATGCGTGTGATCGACTATAAATCCGGTGCTAAAAAGTTTGAAATGGAAGATTTTTATTATGGACTGGAACTACAGTTGATTATTTATATGAATGCAGCAGAGGAGATATATCATAAAGAAACAGAGAAAGAAGTAACACCTGCCGGTGTGTTCTATTATCAGTTACAAGATCCTATCATTAAAGCAGATCATGCAGAGGAAGAGAGTCTGCTTAAAAATTTCCGCATGTCTGGAATGGCGAATAGTGATGGAGATATTTTAAATAAACTTGAGGCACCTGACGGTGACTTTCTGTCTATGCCGGTCCGTCTGAAAAAATCAGGGGAACCATATAAAAATTCTCCGGTAATGGGGACACAGGATTTTCATTATATGGGCGGGTATGCAAAAAGAAAAGCGGCTGAACTTGGAGGAAGGATTTATAAAGGAGAAATTCGTCCAAGACCGTACCGAAATAAAAAGGGAACAGCCTGCGATTATTGTCCGTTTGCCGATGTATGTGGATTTGATGTGAAATTGCCGGGATATGAATATCAGAGTTTTCAGAGTTTATCTGTAGAAGAAGTTTTAGAAAAAATAAGAGAGGAGGGAGAGTAA